In the genome of Candidatus Neomarinimicrobiota bacterium, one region contains:
- the hydE gene encoding [FeFe] hydrogenase H-cluster radical SAM maturase HydE — protein sequence MIEAILDKKTFTKDDLVYMLKAEGEDMDRLFKKSMAVKEYYIQNKVYFRGLIEFSNICRKDCLYCGIRKSNVKVHRYDIADEEILKAAQFAYENHFGSIVLQSGERKSPAFTKRITKLLDGMDKLSGGKLRVTLSCGEQSRETYKEWFEHGAARYLLRIETSDRNLYAKLHPNDTLHDFDERLECLYDLKDLGYQTGSGVMIGLPFQSHESLAEDLLWMQSIDLDMIGMGPYLEHEDTPLYAFRHLLLPQKKRFELALNMVAALRILMKDVNIAAATALQSIHKLGREKAIKIGANVIMPNVTPGEFRDDYHLYNNKPCTDENPEDCKSCLEMRVGLAGNKIAYDEWGDSKHYNKRMMNLRGRARPGI from the coding sequence ATGATAGAAGCAATTCTGGATAAAAAGACATTCACAAAAGATGATCTGGTATACATGCTGAAGGCTGAAGGTGAAGATATGGACCGCCTTTTTAAAAAATCCATGGCGGTGAAGGAGTATTATATACAGAATAAGGTATATTTTCGGGGACTTATAGAGTTTTCGAATATCTGCCGAAAAGATTGCCTCTATTGTGGAATCCGTAAATCAAACGTGAAAGTTCACCGGTATGATATCGCCGATGAAGAAATTCTCAAAGCAGCTCAATTTGCCTATGAGAATCATTTTGGCTCAATTGTTCTCCAATCGGGTGAACGAAAAAGTCCTGCCTTTACCAAACGGATCACAAAGCTTTTGGATGGCATGGATAAACTATCCGGCGGGAAACTTCGGGTAACATTATCCTGTGGAGAACAGTCCCGGGAGACCTACAAGGAGTGGTTTGAGCACGGTGCAGCCCGTTATTTACTCCGGATTGAGACATCGGACCGGAATCTGTATGCCAAACTCCATCCCAATGATACTCTTCACGATTTTGATGAGCGGTTGGAGTGTCTTTATGACTTAAAGGATTTGGGATATCAAACCGGCAGCGGTGTAATGATCGGGTTGCCTTTTCAGAGTCACGAAAGTCTCGCTGAGGATCTTCTCTGGATGCAATCCATCGATTTGGATATGATCGGGATGGGTCCCTATCTTGAACATGAGGATACCCCGCTCTATGCTTTCCGCCACCTTTTACTGCCGCAGAAAAAACGTTTCGAACTGGCCCTGAATATGGTGGCAGCCCTCCGGATTCTCATGAAGGATGTGAATATTGCCGCAGCAACAGCGTTGCAATCTATCCACAAGCTGGGACGGGAAAAAGCCATCAAAATCGGTGCCAATGTCATCATGCCCAATGTAACTCCTGGTGAATTCAGGGATGATTATCATCTTTACAATAACAAGCCCTGTACGGACGAGAATCCCGAAGATTGTAAAAGCTGCCTGGAAATGCGGGTCGGACTGGCGGGAAATAAAATCGCTTATGATGAATGGGGGGATTCAAAACATT